One genomic segment of Thunnus albacares chromosome 18, fThuAlb1.1, whole genome shotgun sequence includes these proteins:
- the june gene encoding junE proto-oncogene, AP-1 transcription factor subunit, translated as MTAKMETPFYHDDSPTVSGFSQIVEYERYPGNKMLMSKKAMSVAGSHHFPGSGSGAAGGRGGNHNNLGLAGNSSLMAAAVSSAASSADMNLLKLASPDLEHLIIQSNQGLVTTSPVNNSANPFMYRNQATNEQEGFADGFVKALADLHKQNQLVGGGPMSPSSSSTALQAPYQRNLMPGSDMPVYTNLSSYNPGQMAYSGGQMVYGGGSGHSSGGHPQPHTRGLDAPQTVPEVPHPSGDPTSPPSLSPIDLETQERIKAERKKLRNRIAASKCRKRKLERISRLEEKVKVLKSQNSDLASTAAMLREQVAQLKQKVMSHVTNGCQIAVGAAAKSGGGGGGGGGTCSEDSSC; from the coding sequence ATGACGGCCAAGATGGAGACTCCTTTCTACCATGATGACTCCCCCACCGTCTCCGGCTTCAGCCAGATCGTCGAATACGAGCGTTACCCGGGAAACAAGATGCTTATGAGTAAAAAGGCCATGTCAGTGGCGGGCAGCCATCACTTCCCCGGCAGTGGCAGTGGTGCAGCAGGAGGCAGGGGCGGGAACCACAACAACCTGGGGCTCGCCGGCAACAGCTCCCTGATGGCAGCAGCGGTGTCCTCGGCAGCGTCCTCAGCGGACATGAACCTGCTGAAGCTGGCGTCCCCCGACCTGGAGCACCTGATCATCCAGTCCAACCAGGGACTGGTCACCACCAGCCCCGTGAACAACTCCGCTAACCCCTTCATGTACCGCAACCAGGCCACCAACGAGCAAGAGGGATTCGCAGACGGCTTTGTCAAAGCGCTGGCTGACCTTCACAAGCAGAACCAGCTGGTAGGAGGTGGGCCCATGTCCCCGTCCTCGTCCTCCACCGCCCTGCAGGCGCCATATCAGAGGAACCTGATGCCAGGCAGTGACATGCCCGTCTACACCAACCTCAGCAGCTACAACCCAGGCCAGATGGCGTACTCCGGGGGGCAGATGGTTTACGGTGGTGGCTCAGGCCACAGCAGCGGCGGGCACCCTCAGCCCCACACTCGAGGTCTGGATGCCCCTCAGACTGTCCCAGAGGTGCCTCACCCGTCAGGCGACCCTACATCCCCGCCCTCCCTCTCCCCGATCGACCTGGAGACGCAGGAGCGAATCAAAGCTGAGCGCAAGAAGCTCCGCAACCGCATCGCCGCATCTAAGTGTCGCAAGCGGAAGCTGGAGCGGATCTCGCGACTGGAGGAGAAGGTGAAAGTCCTGAAAAGTCAGAACTCGGATCTGGCCTCCACCGCTGCCATGCTGCGGGAGCAGGTCGCTCAGCTCAAACAGAAGGTCATGAGTCACGTCACCAACGGCTGCCAGATTGCCGTTGGCGCGGCCGCCAagtctggaggaggaggaggaggagggggcgggACCTGCAGCGAGGACTCCAGCTGCTGA